ggtacattgttagtgaaatttttagactccacaaatAGTATTAGAGGTTAACAAATATCCTATATGGGtatggaaaatattaaaaataagacgCATATCAATTTTTAAGATTGTTTATGGAATAAAAGGAAGTACAGTGTTattgtatcaaatattaattttaggcaatataaaacataaaaatcgaTTCTCTTGAAAACTTGATTGTTTTAGCGGATAAGATTGTTATAGAAATGACTGACTATATAATCCatcaatattttgtatttaaaattattcattcttaattatttgatatttataaatatttttatatacaaatattaatatctTGAAAAATATTGATAGACTCAAATCTATACTTCGAAATAAATCAATCTTTGAACTATACtagtttcaataaaaataataatacatcgAACCCCTAGTATTGACTATCTTACTTGTTGGTGTTTACACAAATCTtcaccataaaatttattttagtatgaataacaaaaatgaaaaagaagagcTGCAAAACCACGTCGGACAGAGACAATGAAAACGATGgagattattttatattagagaAAAGGAAAACACCACGGTGGCATGGGTCTGATATTTAAGACGCACAAAAAATTCTGCGGGTGATGCGCCTTGTGTCTGTGAGGATTTGTCAGCGCAAAGACGTCAGAAAGGCAAAACGCCCCGAGCCCCACTGCTCACAAACGCGAAGTTTCCAAGTCCGGACGTTGACGGCGTTGCTCGCATGCAGCGATTGATTGTCTGATGCTGATTTCCATTCCCCGTCGTCTCTTCTTTGTTTGTCTCCGTAATTAGCAACCCATATCACACCACAACCATATAATCCCATTGGCCCCACTCTTTGGCCATTAATTATTTCTTGAcattcttaaaaatttcaaaatattacaatatttctatttattaaattaattcattatttaatttacgAACCTccaaaaataaatgtatttttataatgatTATCACCTTAATATTTAAATCACCACTATAccataatttagaaaaataggaAATTAGAAGAGCaaaacattatatataataagaagaaagaaaatataaaacagCGCCCCCATTTGAGTTCGTCTCTATAACAAACTCTTCATTCTCTGCGGAAGCAATATTATGTATGATTTGCtttccattttatattttaattctgaACCGAAATTCATCTTTTCGTTTTAGAATAGGTTCCACCCGGCGGAACGCCGCAACGTAACGTCATGTCAGAGAATGTGCCACCGGTGCAAACCCATGACCATGAAGCTCTCACCAGTCCTTTACTCCCTCATTATCAACGAGCCAGTAATTCTACCTCTCAGCTCGCCATCGTAGGTGTCAACGTCTGCCCTATTGAAAGCCTCGACTACGAGTAAGCTACCCGTTTACCCGGtgatcatatatatacatatattccgCCATTGGATTTTGGTTTCTAATTGCTTCGGAgtcttgttttttttaaggattgCGGAGAATGATTTCTACAAACAAGATTGGAGGGCACGTGACAagatccaaaattttcaatatattttcatgaaatggcTTCTCTGTTTCTTGATTGGCTGTATCGTCAGTGTCGTTGGTTTCTGTAATAATCTCGCCGTTGAGAACATCGCCGGCGTTAAGTTCGTCATTACATCTAACATGATGTTAACTGGAAGGTCCCTTTCGCTCTactttatttattgatttgttttttgaatttctgattggttaaatttcattcattagtgtttcttttttctgttttgaCGGGAACTAATTTGCCCCAAACGTTTAGAAAACTTTTTCcgtaaattttaattgtttatagCGAAATTCTTACATACTCCTAGTATAtaatcaaactttttttttgtaggtATGAGATGGCTTTTCTAGTATTCTTTCtatcaaatttagttttaactCTATTTGCCGCCATCATTACGACATTTATTTCGCCGGCGGCAGCTGGCTCTGGTATACCGGAAATGAAGGCTTACTTGAATGGTGTAGATGCTCCGGGAATAATTTCACTACGAACTTTAATTGTCAAggtattagaaaagaaaaataacttacAAATGCAAAATCCTTTGATGCAGAGCTGAAGAGCTATATTTTTCCCCCTAAGTTTTAAATCTATTTGTGATTCTCAATtctagtcaaaattaatcattattgGGTACAGTGAATGCGTAATTAATTATCGAGTTATAGGATTTTGTAATTGCAAAGTTTTAcgcataatatttttttttcacttaaaGAGTAGCGAGGAATTGAGAAGAAACagttctcttctttttttgtcaTTTCGATGTAGAAATCTCATAATTGGGTGAAGTGTGCAGATTATAGGAAGCATTTCTGCAGTGTCGTCATCTCTGCTTGTTGGAAAAGCAGGGCCTATGATGCATATCGGTGCATGCATTGCATCCTTATTGGGACAGGGTGGGTCAAGAAGATATGGTTTAACATGGAAGTGGATTCGATTCTTTAAGAATGATAGAGACCGACGAGACCTTGTAACTTGCGGATCAGCAGCTGGAATTGCTGCTGCTTTCCGTGCCCCAGTTGGTGGAGTGCTGTTTGCTCTTGAAGAAATGGCATCTTGGTATGTAAATTTATGCATGCATTTGGAGCACAATGTTTGATACCTTATTAACCATCTGTTCTGTTTGTATTGTTGGTTTCTAAATTGCCTTCATGAGTGTTTTTATTCCATAGATGGAAGGCTGAACGGATCTGGGGCCATTATAGACAGTAACATGTTGTCTGATATATCTCTTCAATATCAATTTTCAGCTACTTTATTCATAATCATTACTAAGGTTGAAAGGCAAAATGTGATTCTTTTGTACCCTTGATATGACATATTTTACTTTGAGAATCACCATTCTTTCTTTCATCATCTCTCTGACAAGAGAACTGATAAAAGTTGATATATAATGATTATATCCTGGTATTGTTCTACAGGTGGACAAGTGGCCTTCTTTGGAGAGCTTTCTTTACGACTGCTGTGGTGGCAATCATACTTCGAGCTCTAATTGATGTTTGTTTAAGTGGCAAGTGTGGGCTATTTGGTAAAGGGGGTTTGATAATGTTTGATGTCTATTCAGCAAATATTTCGTATCACATGCAAGATGTTCCTCCTGTACTTCTTCTTGGTGttgttgggggcattttgggaAGTTTGTATAATTTCCTTTTGGATAAGGTTCTCCGAGTTTACGCCATCATCAATAAGTAAGTTTCTATTTTCGGATTTGTGTTTGTTTGCACCAATTACCATTTCTAGTATCTGgtataatattatttactgGGTCATTCTCCTTGCCTTCTCGTCTCAGGAAAAGCGTTACTTATAAGATTTTTATTGCTTGCACAATCTCCATTTTTACATCCTGCCTGCTTTTTGGATTACCATGGCTCGCATCTTGCCAACCATGTCCCTTGGATTCAACCGAAGACTGTCCCACAATAGGTCGATCTGGTAACTACAAGAAATTCCAATGCCCCCCTGGTCACTACAATGATCTTGCAAGCCTCATTTTCAACACAAATGATGATGCTATCAGAAATCTTTTCAGCAAGAACACTGACGCTGAGTTTCAGCACTCAACAATGCTCATTTTTTTTGTCACCTGCTTCATTCTAAGTATTATTAGCTACGGGGTTGTTGCTCCTGCAGGTCTTTTTGTACCAGTCATAGTTACTGGAGCATCTTATGGTCGCTTCGTTGGGATGTTATTTAATTCTCACACAAATCTTAATCACGGTCTTTTTGCTGTGCTTGGGGCAGCTTCATTCCTTGGTGGATCTATGAGGATGACAGTTTCCTTGTGTGTCATAATCCTGGAATTGACCAATAACCTATTACTGTTGCCAATGATAATGATTGTTCTTCTTGTTTCCAAGACTGTAGCTGATGCTTTTAACGGCAACATTTATGACCTTATTATGAAAGCAAAGGGTTTCCCTTACTTAGAAGTTCATGTCGAACCTTATATGAGACAACTCACGGTTGCAGATGTTGTCACTGGCCCTCTTCAAGTCTGTCATGGAAACGAGAAGGTTGGTAATATCGTACACATCCTCAAGACCACAAATCATCAAGGGTTTCCGGTTATCGACGAACCTCCGCATTCTGAATCCCCAGTTTTGTATGGTTTAATCCTCCGTGCTCATCTTATTACACTGCTAAAGAAGAGAGTTTTCTTGCGCACCCCTGTTCGAATAGGTTCTGATGCCTTCAGACATTTCTCAGCAGATGAGTTTGCAAAGAAGGGCTTAGGTAATGTTGACAAGATAGAAGACATAAAATTAACTGAGGAAGAGATGGAAATGTTCTTGGACCTGCACCCTTTTACCAACGCTTCACCATATACAGTTGTGGAGACAATGTCACTAGCTAAGGCAAGTACACTCTTCCGTGAAGTCGGTTTGCGGCACCTGCTTGTTATACCCAAGAGAACCACCGTAAGTAACttagccatttttattttccttaacCTTAATGTCTTCTGATCTAAAAGTTCATTGCATTTCTaatgcttgatgttgtgactGCAGGGATCACCTGTGGTTGGCATACTAACAAGGCACGATTTCATGCCAGAACACGTACTTGGTTTGCACCCATTACTGGTAAATAGCAAGTGGAAACCATTAAGGATTGCATTGCCAcgttttcttaaaatattttagggtGGAGATCTACTCATTCGGTAGTCGTTCTAgattgggggggggggggggcttACCCTAAAACTAAGTTTGTAAAAGTCTTGCTGTAGCCCTTCATGGTTCAATAGCTTTCTTTTAGCGTTTATATTTTCACAGCATAAAGTTGTTGTATCAATCTAGCCCTTCATTGCAGTAGTAAGTAGCAACGAGGGAAATCAGGGATGGTTCAACCTTCAAAAATTTTTGCTTTGTTGAAATTTATTGGTTGCAGAGTTCCATGCACTAATAAATTAGTAAGCCGCCCCTTGTGAAATAGCTTTCAAAATTCATTGTTCTGTAAGGTTTGGTCTAGGCTAAAAGAAAATCTAACCAAAAGTTATATAAACGAAATGTTAAAAGgtaatcataatatatatatattctactAATTAAAACAAGATAATTGAAAGtgatatatattatacaaaTCCTCTTCATTGTTACAGTAAGCTTGAAAATAGGGGTAAAAGAAAGGTAACAACACCAAAAAGACAGAAGAAAAAGCTAATAAAGGTGAATTTTAGTACTGTTTAGTCTCTCGTGCTAGCCTCGCCTTGAACTAATTTTAAGATAGTCGGCCCTTATCCCCCACAGCTCTTCTGCCACAGATTTCATTTGAGGTCGGTCATTTCTAGTCGGTGCTGCACATTGAAATGCCAAAGCAAATATATTGGTTAATATATTTGCATCTACAACTTCTTCCATCATACAATCCACCAGTTCAGCTATATGCCCTTCATTATACTTATGGAATGCCTGTACGTATACATCATGCAAGTTATTAAAAGCAAACCCAGAATAACctgcttgttttttttttttctgtaatttaaagCAAACACGAAGGAACAAGCTTACCCATATAAGAGTGACACGCTCTTCGACTGGTCTTCTTAACTCCACTGGACGACGGGAGGTCAAAATTTCTATAAGTAAAATCCCAAAGGAATAAACATCACTCTTGGCTGTGAGTTGATAAGATTTCATGTACTCGGGATCAAGGTAACCAACTGTTCCTTTCAGTTGAGTTGAAATATGGGTTTTGTCCGAGTCTATTGGACCAACTTTTGCAAATCCAAAATCAGCCACTTTAGCTCGCATGCTTTCTGTAATAAGTATGTTGGATGATTTCACGTCTCGGTGAATAATTTGCTTCCCTAATTCATCATCAAAACAATAATTAggcattgttttttttaatctaaatttttattttactttttctaaCCTGCATAAAGATGGAGATAAGTAAGGCCATGAGCAACATCGATGGCGATTTCAAGACGCTGATTGAAATCCAGGATTTTGCCACGCTGACCTGCCATAAATAGCAGtaaaaatatactattattgaccaaaaaaaacttgtttggCATTAATGACCATCAAGAGGCCTTACCATCCAAATGATCTCTCAGCGTGCCATTTGGTACATATTCTGTAATAATAAGCCGTTCATCCCTTCTATCCACATAACCAAGTAGCTTCACGAGGTTCCTATGATCAATCTTGGGTAAAAGTTCAACTTCATTACTGAACTCAGTTTGCAGATTCTCAAAATGTTCCTACACAAACACAAATACTCTTATGTCAACTATATAGCATAAACTATACTAACATAACGAAAAAAACCCTTTCAGCATTGCCCTGCCAGTCAATAAATAGTATCTCTCCACTCACCTTCTTTGCTCTTTTAATAGCAACCACCTGACCAGAATCTAACACGGCCCTGTAAACGGTTCCAAACCCTCCTTTACCGATCCGAAGCTCCGGTGAGAAATTACGGGTAGCTCTGGCTACCTGTTCTATACTGAGATGCAATGATCCCATTCTTTTAAGTTTCGGAGATGTTGACAATACCCAAGGATTAACGGTTTCCGAAGGAGAATGGgttttcatttccaaatgagAAGCAGAACGAACTGCAACCACAGATATAAACAGTGTGGATCCTTTGTAAGAACTATGGTTTCCATGAACTGCTAAAATAGACCAGATAAAGCTTAAGGCTCACTTGAATTTGTATACTTTGTAAGAACAGCGTGGGCAGTTGCTCTCTTTCTCCGACAAACACAACAACAGAGATAAACACAACATATCAAAAGAGTTCCAGCTGCTGCTCCTATCCCTATTATTGTCCCGTCCGAATATTTTCTGAATGGTTTCTTAGGCTTCCACTTCTTATCATCAGGATGAGTTCTGACTCTATCATCTCCTTTCTCTGTTTCCTTCAATATTTTTCTTCCTATAAACAAAAATCAGCTGTCAAAAACATAATCCATTGATGAAAGCTCAAAGAAATACTTTTTGGAGTGTAAAATTAGATATAAATCATTACCGGATGAAAGGTTCGAACCACAGTCATTAGTTGCAGTGAAGCCTTCAAACACACACTCGTCTGCATAGTGTAACTGCAGGGTTTTGCAGAACAAAACTTTATCTACTAAATCACCGTTCAAGTAAAACAATTCATGACCATTTGAAGTTGAATAAACTATATGATCTGTGCCACAAATCTTGGACTTCACTTGGATGGATGAGGCGAAGAATGTTGATAATTGCATAAACAGCAGTAGACTAACCATGGAAGCAACCATTCTTGAATGAATTAATGCACTCAAACtctaatgaaatgaaattacaAACCAAGTATCAtccttcatcatttggaagggAACATGCAACAACTAAAACCAGTGGCGTCCCATTCCCAATACAAGGAACCAATGATATTTCAACAATCAtggaaacaaaaatatcaatggGTTTCTCTTTTATCTgctaagtttaaaaaaaaaaaaggataataataaaagaattgagGCAACAACAAGGAAAAGATGCGACTTGAAAAGGCTGCTGCAGCAAAGTTTACCAAAGTCTTCACGGTTGAGTTGACTGAATCCCTGGCTAGATCTTATGGTCTATAAATCTTTTGCTAGCTGTTTTCCATAAAACTATCAAGTGTCtaaaatttcttataatttttgttttattcaaaGGAGCGTAATGGAAGGTTTCCTTGAATATCACGTGTAAAAACGACGGAAAGTGAGGTTGAATTATCTTAACCAGCTTTCTACACTACACTACAGTAGATATTATAAGTTCATTACTATGACTTGAttaacagaaaattaaaatattagataataATTGACTTAATATTTGCTAAAAATCAATTGCATGAGGAAAATCAGAGAAGGTTCATATAAGTGAAAATGTGGTTAtatatgatttagggactatgAGAAAGTAAAAAGTATAATATTCCTTCTGAGTttatggtttttgtttttttttctggtCAACCTTCTGAGTTTATGTTACGGCATAGAACAGTCAAACAATTCTTGGgggaaccaaaatttttttctccattcATCGCTTTTGATTTTACACCCTTCCTTAGGGTCCAATGTCCATTTCAATAAATGCATGTACTTGGTAAGGGTAGCATAGCCGTCGGATTGCATCTTGATTGGATTTCATTACGGaggtttttataatttgatacaaTCGATTTCATCGTTTCAttcgatttaattaaataaatttttaaaatttttaaaaaataataaaaaagtcgGTTTATTCGAgtcaattaatttaatgattttcctCAAACCAATTTTTATCCGACTAACTGATCCGGTCCATCAATTCAAACAACATTAAAATGAATACATTAAATCCTAATATTAGATGAATGAGCGAAATAActcttgattaaaattataatattaaatgtttattttaacattttatatacaagttgtaattttaaactttataacTCGTgaaataaaatcacttaaccCTCCTtacaataaatacatttattaaaattaaaatttttattacttgtGTGTGAAAactacatatttaaaatataaacgttaaatgtaaaataaataattaaatgtatgatttg
This sequence is a window from Gossypium raimondii isolate GPD5lz chromosome 5, ASM2569854v1, whole genome shotgun sequence. Protein-coding genes within it:
- the LOC105769740 gene encoding calmodulin-binding receptor-like cytoplasmic kinase 3 isoform X2, yielding MVASMVSLLLFMQLSTFFASSIQVKSKICGTDHIVYSTSNGHELFYLNGDLVDKVLFCKTLQLHYADECVFEGFTATNDCGSNLSSGRKILKETEKGDDRVRTHPDDKKWKPKKPFRKYSDGTIIGIGAAAGTLLICCVYLCCCVCRRKRATAHAVLTKYTNSIRSASHLEMKTHSPSETVNPWVLSTSPKLKRMGSLHLSIEQVARATRNFSPELRIGKGGFGTVYRAVLDSGQVVAIKRAKKEHFENLQTEFSNEVELLPKIDHRNLVKLLGYVDRRDERLIITEYVPNGTLRDHLDGQRGKILDFNQRLEIAIDVAHGLTYLHLYAGKQIIHRDVKSSNILITESMRAKVADFGFAKVGPIDSDKTHISTQLKGTVGYLDPEYMKSYQLTAKSDVYSFGILLIEILTSRRPVELRRPVEERVTLIWHRLEMTDLK
- the LOC105769739 gene encoding putative chloride channel-like protein CLC-g, producing MSENVPPVQTHDHEALTSPLLPHYQRASNSTSQLAIVGVNVCPIESLDYEIAENDFYKQDWRARDKIQNFQYIFMKWLLCFLIGCIVSVVGFCNNLAVENIAGVKFVITSNMMLTGRYEMAFLVFFLSNLVLTLFAAIITTFISPAAAGSGIPEMKAYLNGVDAPGIISLRTLIVKIIGSISAVSSSLLVGKAGPMMHIGACIASLLGQGGSRRYGLTWKWIRFFKNDRDRRDLVTCGSAAGIAAAFRAPVGGVLFALEEMASWWTSGLLWRAFFTTAVVAIILRALIDVCLSGKCGLFGKGGLIMFDVYSANISYHMQDVPPVLLLGVVGGILGSLYNFLLDKVLRVYAIINKKSVTYKIFIACTISIFTSCLLFGLPWLASCQPCPLDSTEDCPTIGRSGNYKKFQCPPGHYNDLASLIFNTNDDAIRNLFSKNTDAEFQHSTMLIFFVTCFILSIISYGVVAPAGLFVPVIVTGASYGRFVGMLFNSHTNLNHGLFAVLGAASFLGGSMRMTVSLCVIILELTNNLLLLPMIMIVLLVSKTVADAFNGNIYDLIMKAKGFPYLEVHVEPYMRQLTVADVVTGPLQVCHGNEKVGNIVHILKTTNHQGFPVIDEPPHSESPVLYGLILRAHLITLLKKRVFLRTPVRIGSDAFRHFSADEFAKKGLGNVDKIEDIKLTEEEMEMFLDLHPFTNASPYTVVETMSLAKASTLFREVGLRHLLVIPKRTTGSPVVGILTRHDFMPEHVLGLHPLLVNSKWKPLRIALPRFLKIF
- the LOC105769740 gene encoding calmodulin-binding receptor-like cytoplasmic kinase 3 isoform X1; the encoded protein is MVASMVSLLLFMQLSTFFASSIQVKSKICGTDHIVYSTSNGHELFYLNGDLVDKVLFCKTLQLHYADECVFEGFTATNDCGSNLSSGRKILKETEKGDDRVRTHPDDKKWKPKKPFRKYSDGTIIGIGAAAGTLLICCVYLCCCVCRRKRATAHAVLTKYTNSIRSASHLEMKTHSPSETVNPWVLSTSPKLKRMGSLHLSIEQVARATRNFSPELRIGKGGFGTVYRAVLDSGQVVAIKRAKKEHFENLQTEFSNEVELLPKIDHRNLVKLLGYVDRRDERLIITEYVPNGTLRDHLDGQRGKILDFNQRLEIAIDVAHGLTYLHLYAGKQIIHRDVKSSNILITESMRAKVADFGFAKVGPIDSDKTHISTQLKGTVGYLDPEYMKSYQLTAKSDVYSFGILLIEILTSRRPVELRRPVEERVTLIWAFHKYNEGHIAELVDCMMEEVVDANILTNIFALAFQCAAPTRNDRPQMKSVAEELWGIRADYLKISSRRG